In the genome of Aedes aegypti strain LVP_AGWG chromosome 2, AaegL5.0 Primary Assembly, whole genome shotgun sequence, the window GATTTTAGAGCTCGGTGGCAGTCCGAGTATGTTCTGTCACTGCAGAAGCTATCAAAATGGCAACAATCATCCCCCAACATTGCCGAAGGTGATTTTGTGCTCCTGGTCGACGACAACGAGAAGCCTCAGCAGTGGCCGTTGGGCCGTGTTCAAGAGCTTTTCCCCGGAAATGATGGACACGTCAGAGTGGTTGCGGTCAAGACAGCTAAGGGAGTTTTCCGTCGAGACGTCAGGAAGCTTAGACGGTTCCCTCTCGACAACGACGAGTACGTTCCTGGAAGACATGGAGAGGAAATTCCTACTCGTAATTTGGTGGGCGGATTATGTTGGCACAAGAATGGGGACCGCTACCCTACTCGTAGCACCAGCAAGCGATGCAGATAACTTTCTCCGCACGGGTGGCTGCTACCACCAAGCAATTGAAAGCAGCATCCAAAATTTCTGTATCTCTCCCTTTTTCTGAAATTCTCCTTTTGTCATCCTTTTTGAGCCTTCTGCCTATTGAATTGCCGAATTATATAAACCCCCAACATCAGATGCAAAATACAGTAGTTACGAACTGAATTGTAAAAGCCACACGCGTTGTTTGATTCCGTCCCGAATTCCCGAAAGTTTTGCCGGTAGTTTGTCCGTCTTGTGACCCGTTTTCGCGCGCTTTTTTGGACCTCACGCTTACACAAACGATAGGTGAAACTTATCCAGATATGTGTCTTCGagattttacaagattttttttccaaaattcagGATAATATTCTTAAGAttaagattcagaagattcaacTCAAGAAATTTTCCTGGCAGCTTTTTAAaaagaattttgaagaaactcgAAGAATAGTCTGAAATGTAATTTTGGGAAGCttgattttatataatttttagaTGGACCTCTAGAAAAATTCATGACTGCGTTGCTTGTGGTATTGTTAGACTGACGAACCCTCGAAAGTTTGCTTTGATAAAACCTTTGATTTGTTTATGATGGGATCATTGTAAGAATTACTGGATCATCATAAAGTATTATAAAGTTAAAGAAGAAGGGTTTATATACTGgtatgccaaaaaaaaaatggaagaattccCACATGGTTTTTTGGAACAATCCCCAAAATACTTCAGGGACGCCTTATTATTTCTATAAAGGAATGCTGGtatatctttggaaaaaatctgaaagtctgcagaaaaaaaagttaagtTATATGCCCTTCTTATATAATCCTTGTTATTAATTTTTGAGGTCGCCTTCCACAACAACCTCATAGTTTTCCTGATCAAATAACTACGTATTTTTGCCAAATTGCAGTACATTgtcgaaaatataaaaataccaGAAAAAAGTGCGCCAGATATGTATAAACCGCACCAAAAATGTTATATTAATCCTGCAGTAATTCTTTTATCTCTGAGTTACTACAGTAGCATACATTTTAGATCGTAATTATAAATCTCAATCGGCAAAACAGACCCATTTGACAGTTTCGTCATATTGTGCGTGCATTCTCGCATCATGAAAACCCGGTACAGGCAACGGGACTTTTTTGCTCAGTTCCATTAAATTGTAATACTAGCTACGGTGTTGAACGAGAGTGCGCTACACAAGAAGACGTTTCGCAAAAGGATGCTTcacatacagccattccatgaaaaaccgatctagtggatctccgaattccgtgaaaatgtgctattttgttccttatccgaaataaggatacacgtatttttggattttttgattagggtgaccatttccaaaatagggtgaccagaaaaatcgcgatcttgcaaaatttttatttttaaaaatattataacttttgaaccgttcgatagatttttaatctttttggacaaaataaagGCTAaagttttgacttttcaggaaaaatataaaatttcacaaaaattgtgttttttacatgaaaaaactcaatagtttccgttttttcgtgttttgaaggcctcagGACCAAAgaggctatcgctgttctcattttttcttgaaagttcagaaaattttacgtatactgtaaaattttcagcgatgtatgttttttagtttttgagatatatatttttttgaaaataaaaaatcagtcattttttatcggcacacactgtaggtctcagcgcattagatttgtaatgttaaaaaaaaaatataacttttgaacagcttaaccgatttttaatctttttgtatgtatagcttaaaatttcaactattcagacaaaattgaaaaatctgataaaaatttgtttaaacgtgaaaaaatataaaaatttcatatattttaatgtgaaataattttttttttcaatgttttctatttttttctattttttctgtaaagttgagaccttaagctttcattccataaaaaaaaaagattggaaatcggttgagctgttcaaaagttatgatttttttttaaacattacaaatctaatgcgctgaaatctacagtgtgtgccgctgaaaaatgactgtttttttattttcaaaaatatatatctcaaaaactaaaaaaaatacatcgctgaaaatttgacagtttacgtaaaattttctgaacttttaagaaaaaatgagagcagcaatagcccctttggtcccgaggccttcaaaacacgaaaaaacggaaactattgagttttttcatgtaaaaaaacacaatttttgtgaaattttatatttttcccgaaaaaatctttagccttcatttcgtccaaaaagattgaaaatcggtcgaacggttcaaaagttataattttttcaaaaataaaaattttgcaaaatcgcgatttttctggtcaccctatattggaaatggtcaccctaatcaaaaaatccaaaaatacgtgtatccttattttggataaggaacaaaatagcaaattttcacggaattcagaGACCCactacattttggttgtctgggctgtTAATATATGAAACTGATTTTTGTGAGACGATTATTATGCTAAACGTCCGTATTTATACTTATTTGATGTTCTTAAATCTTAAATCTTTAATAGATTAAGTGAAAAATATTAGGACTTAATATTTTTCACTTAATCCTTAAATTATCCCTTTTCAAATGATTCGAATTATAATAGCATaaaactttcgaaaaacaagCCACACCCTGCTGTTTCAGGTTAGATGTTATTCCATTTCTACCATCGCGGAAAGGAATCAGCTCAACACTTAATCATTCTGCAATCCAGCTGAAAATGGTAAAAACACCAAGAATCGGACAAAAATCAACCAATCGAACACATAATAAATCAAGCTGTTTTTCCTCAAACTGGACGATAGCGGCTGTTGCTGATGTTGATTAAGATGTTCGGGACGGTCAAGAGTGAGCAAAATTTCGGTTTATTCGAATCCAACACTTATCTGTAGGTGTAGATTTCAGAACATGTATGTGTTCAGCATGCTACACGTTACATCTTATCCTCGGAAAGATTGattgtttttcgattttcatcattttcAATTCACGGATAATTGATCACAATTTTCACCGTGCGGCACAGAGCGGGAAACTCCGGATTGCGCCCAAGGCGACATTGCGACCCTGTAGTCCCTGCAAGGTAAACCGGCTGTTTGATGATGTTCGTTAGGCCGTAGTTGCACACAAACAGTTTTCTGGCCCAAGGTGGTTTGCCATAGCTCATCATTGCGCATCCAATTCTACTGGAACGATCCGAGACAATCTGCGTGAAGTGACGAATCGTTGAACTTGAAAGGAAACCCGTTAGTAAGTAGCTTTAAAATGCTTCAATAAACCACCTTTACCCAGTCCAGCTCGATGGATAACTGGCAATGTGCGATGGATTAGAATTGGCATATTCAGAAAACCAGGAGTCGATAAACTCTCGAATCAACATTTCATCCGGAATATTCTCTCCATTATGCACCTTGATTGCGACGTTTTGTCCAACGGCTCTCATTGTCTTCGTATTGCGGCATCGGTCATGTTCGTATAGACAGCGCCTAGCATTGGTAGCCGCAATGTATGCCAACTCACGGTCCCATACCTGAAACGAATAGCATTTCCCAATTTCATTGGCCCACAAATTCTGAACTTTCAATTGACCAAAGTAGCCATCCTAGCAGCTGGTGGGTAAAACAAGTTCATCGTGTAATTTTGGTGTCCCATGGCAACCCGATTGCGCAGATGATTATGCAGATTGGTAATCAGAGCCTGCTTCTGGCTGTCCAATTTGATCTCGAATGCACCGGTGCCACAACTGGGACTAGGACTGTTTAATCCATTGCAGGCGATGTGCGGTCCATTTGAGGGGCACAACGATGGATCGCAATAATTTGCAGTTTGACACCATGCACTGCTAATCAAGATTGAGAGGATGGATACTGCGGAGATGATTCGTCATTAGTAATTTGATAGAAAGTACTATACCCGAAACACTCTTACCAATGGAAAGGAACTTCATTGTAGAGCTGGTAAAATTATACTGAATACATGTATTGAATAGAACGCCAGATTTGGTGTTTAAGCGAAGAATCTTCAATCAATCACGACAAACGTCTAAGGTTAACCGGATAACGCAATCAACCCAATTTGTTTAGCGCCTTCACTGTCGTTCTACGCATATCTGTCTTGCgttccataaggtttacatagaacataggacaagtaggcgtagaagggcagaaTGGCATGTCACGAAGCGACAAACTATTAATGGCACCAAAAATTGATTCAAGTGCAGTATAATACGCGTTTTTGTGCTGTCCATTCAATGTTGACCTTCAATACAAAAACAGCATCATCATTTAATTCCATGTGTGCATCCATTGTATGCTGCACCTATCCAGAACTTTATCAAAGTCGTTTGGTCATTATGCATTCCTGTCGTAGAACGAAAGGGTAACCAGCAAAACCAATATGCTTTTTCGTGATACTGgctccatttttgcatttattaACAATTTCAGCCAAATAATCTGTGCATTTGCTCAAGATTGAAATTCTTTTGAATTTAAATAACTGGGAGTGATTTTTATGTTTCGTGCCATTCTTCTGCCAActaaaaacacaaaaatcaTTTTATCCGACCAAACGTGTGCATGTTTGATGAACGGTTATATGTATTGGTTACTGTCATAGCAATCTGGATTATACACTAaaccagtggttctcaaccttttcggAGCCGCGACCCCCTTTGAACCTTTACAAACAACTCGCGGACCCCTAAAGATGGATGTTCTTAAAACCAATGTTTAtggaaatatcgaatctctcAAAATGATTTATCTTTCCGGTCGTCACGCGGTTGATCATCGCTTAAAGCACCACGTTGTCGCTGAGAACAAGAAGAGAGGTTTTCTCAACTGTGTTGTACGAAATACACAATATGAATATTGAAGTGTTATCAGATGTACTGGGCAGGCACTCCTACAAATCATGCCTGTAATCCACAACAGATCTTAAGAAATCGACAATGCAAGAATTCTGCTGTGATCCTTCGGAAGAGTCCACCAATAATTGAGtaaaggcgaagtaggccgtcattgaaatttttactgGGCACCGATGATTATGGCTAATTCATTTAACGATtgcaaatcaaagaaaatcacttgatttttcactgacatagctgaaaaagtatatatcagcatactttctgcatgtaaggACAAGTAGTGGTACTTTTTTGAATCAATAATACTTACGATGACTGAATTGTATCACTTGGAGATTCCAAGCTGAGAAATCAACATGGCtagcaaaacgaatgacgggctacttagccttaaaaatCTACCtagtatttttccaataatacgACAATTAACTTCCACAAAAGGTTCTTGATCACATCCAACAATTCATGCTGGGCAAGTAGGAACATCAGAAAGCCGCATTTATGTACGGTTCAGAATAAAGTAAAGAACTTTAGCATTTCCCGGATCCACTTTGACGGGAGGaattttctcggccgaatcgtctgaaacttGGCAATAAGAAGCGCTTGAAAACAAAGAATTTGTGACCAATATGAGCTCAACAGTTAAAAAAACCCTGTTGAAGTGAATCAGAAATGCAAAGAATAAAATACTTCACATGCAAATATTCCTTATTCCGCTAATAAATCGTCAAAAATATTCTTAGGAGTTATTTGCATATTTGGTAGGTTCCTTTGAAGCCAACTATCTGTCGTTGGGAGaattatcaaaaaacaaaaacaaaaaacaaaaatttcgggGAATATCTGAAAACCTTGGATCCCGTCAGTAAGCTGGCAAAATCTACCAAGCATTATGCCACaaaaattccagaaatttcctaaagatatctccaggaattatcattgttttgaattttcaagaactcACTGGATATAATTTGAATAGATGTTGAGTAAATAAAGCTGACGTTCAATTTTTAACTGACAGGATCACATTGAAGGTATTTCCCAGTATTTTCACTGTTGAAAGAAACAAAGTAGATTTAAATCTAAAAATACTTCACAGATCAACAATTTGAAACTCGGTTGTTTTCTTAAAACCAAATCGGGTTTAAGATTTCTCACATTTATTCACCAATCAGGAAAAACGACACTTGCAGTCAATGGCTTCGAGGACCCCCTGAGAACTTTGCACGGCCCCccaggggtccgcggaccaccggttgagaaaccctgcacTAAACTATAcggaaaaagtaaaaaaaaacgtgtgtttgttcagaaaaattagTGTATATCTAGGTGTGTATGCTCATGTTAATCCTTatttttcttgacattacgtccccgttgggacagagccggcttctcagcgtagtgttctaagagaacttccactgttattaactgagagctttctatgccaaacttgccattttcgtattcgtatatcgtgatgcagctacgatgatactctatgcccagggaaatcaaggaaattttcatagcgaaaagatcctggaccgaccgggaattgaacccagacacctacagcgtggctttgctttgtagccgcgacgctaaccactcggctaaggaaagtccCTCATGATAATTCATTTTCCTCTAATAATTCAAGATGTTCGAACAATGCAGTCCAACGAGTGTAGTATTAGAAATgtatatatacagccattccatgaaaaacagatctagtgggtcaccgaattccgcgaaaatttgctattttgttccttatccgaaataaggatacacgtgttttttgattttttaattagGCTGACCATTTCCAAactagggtgaccagaaaaatcgcgattttgcaattttttatttttaaaaatattataacttttgaacctttggaccgattttcatttttttggacgaaatgaaagctaaaaatttttactcttcaagaaaaatataaaatttcacaaaaaatcgcttttacatgaaaaatataaaaacatccgtattttcgtattttgaaggccttttgaaagcattttttctgtaaagttcggaaaattttacgtttactgtaaaattttcagcgaagtttgttttttggtttttgagatatatctttttgaaaataaaaaataagtaatttttcatcggcacacactgtaggtctcagcggaatagattttttatttaaaaaaa includes:
- the LOC5575657 gene encoding venom allergen 3, which translates into the protein MKFLSIVSILSILISSAWCQTANYCDPSLCPSNGPHIACNGLNSPSPSCGTGAFEIKLDSQKQALITNLHNHLRNRVAMGHQNYTMNLFYPPAARMATLVWDRELAYIAATNARRCLYEHDRCRNTKTMRAVGQNVAIKVHNGENIPDEMLIREFIDSWFSEYANSNPSHIASYPSSWTGSTIRHFTQIVSDRSSRIGCAMMSYGKPPWARKLFVCNYGLTNIIKQPVYLAGTTGSQCRLGRNPEFPALCRTVKIVINYP